From the genome of Pseudomonadota bacterium, one region includes:
- a CDS encoding prepilin peptidase, with protein MLLVADIACLVLCLIAVATDLKSYRIPNGLTLGGLALGLAFNASAGALQLGGPAGALQGLAAALAGALLLGFVFGALGALGLLGMGDVKLLAAVGAWLRWPLALQTLVYVALAGGLVGLVWALTLGRLRAVLGNLRTLTGRLLARHPVAAAEATVLHRIPYAVAVFVGTAYAVATRYWPAMRLI; from the coding sequence GTGCTGCTCGTCGCCGACATCGCCTGCTTGGTGCTCTGCCTCATCGCGGTCGCCACGGACCTGAAAAGCTATCGTATTCCCAACGGCTTGACCCTGGGCGGGTTGGCGCTGGGGCTGGCCTTCAATGCGAGCGCCGGGGCGCTCCAGCTCGGCGGTCCAGCGGGTGCCCTCCAGGGGCTGGCGGCTGCGCTTGCGGGCGCGCTGCTGCTGGGTTTTGTCTTCGGCGCGCTGGGTGCACTCGGCCTCCTCGGAATGGGCGACGTCAAGCTCCTTGCCGCCGTGGGTGCCTGGTTGCGCTGGCCACTGGCGCTTCAGACGCTGGTCTATGTGGCGCTGGCGGGCGGCCTGGTGGGGTTGGTCTGGGCCCTGACGCTCGGGCGTCTGCGCGCGGTGCTCGGCAACCTCAGGACGCTGACGGGTCGTTTGCTGGCCAGGCACCCGGTGGCAGCCGCCGAAGCGACCGTGCTGCACCGCATCCCCTACGCGGTCGCGGTCTTCGTGGGCACGGCGTATGCGGTGGCGACGCGCTACTGGCCGGCGATGCGCCTGATTTGA
- a CDS encoding FHA domain-containing protein, translated as MPSIAATDSSGQRVGTLEVVHGERLIGRAAECALVLPGQGVSRVHASVYLSGATVVVRDEGAANGVRVDGRRITEPTALSGASVVGISSYQLRLVPEEREPGPAASRGSGPRGGRAARAAPAAPRALPNPAPADEEDAGPEDSPAGGWELETVLEGSAAAARARAPVAAAASPAPLALVGRGGPYDGMRLALDKRVLTVGRYAGSDLALEHPSISRRHAQLRPGVAGEQLEILDLRSANGTFVGGQRVKRATALVGSVLRFGELSFRLVAAGRDAERGTTRRRSSWRLGASGAAALAVVVAALVAGYAVRARHASPVVETPEDRLRAQAQTTRQVFEEARLRLAAQDWDGALARLDRVLERDPLNAEAKRLREHAAEEREHGRSYEAALRLIARGGREALLAAKTALRRVPAQSPYAREARAQTRAIDERLAADYRDEGLARCRQGADRECYELLCRAWLAVPVDALIVGESGLRRRMNELERRHGAAKDFVRCPAPRYVKAQTQEFNEAEVAAALAGRYADAGLRAALLAYVKGGVDQAFGELARARRAAERAGATTSPFTDAQRRLLLIRARHSAGFAALRQRDAEAADAAWSELLATDRELLPEAVSSLYRREVTQALGGLYRALGEEEWAVGRYAAALELWQRGKRVDPTNAELLSGLLQIEQLAEQALREGQALKATGKPSEARAKLLRAKELCGAAKSLCDQAQALLKER; from the coding sequence GTGCCGAGCATCGCGGCGACGGACAGCAGCGGTCAGCGGGTGGGCACGCTCGAGGTCGTCCACGGCGAGCGCCTGATCGGGCGCGCCGCGGAGTGCGCGCTGGTGTTGCCCGGCCAGGGCGTCTCGCGTGTCCACGCCTCCGTCTACCTCAGCGGCGCGACGGTCGTCGTACGCGACGAGGGCGCCGCCAACGGCGTGCGGGTCGATGGCCGGCGGATCACGGAGCCGACTGCGCTCAGTGGCGCGAGCGTCGTCGGCATCTCTTCCTATCAGCTCCGCTTGGTACCTGAGGAGCGCGAGCCGGGCCCGGCCGCGTCGCGCGGATCGGGCCCGCGCGGGGGACGCGCCGCGCGCGCCGCGCCGGCTGCGCCTCGCGCGCTACCGAATCCGGCGCCCGCGGACGAGGAGGATGCGGGCCCCGAGGATAGCCCTGCTGGCGGCTGGGAACTCGAGACCGTGCTCGAGGGCTCCGCGGCGGCTGCGCGCGCACGCGCGCCGGTGGCGGCGGCTGCGTCGCCCGCGCCGCTGGCGCTGGTCGGTCGCGGTGGCCCCTACGACGGCATGCGCCTTGCGCTCGACAAGCGCGTGCTGACCGTCGGGCGCTACGCCGGGAGCGACCTGGCGCTCGAGCACCCGTCGATCAGTCGCCGCCACGCTCAGCTCCGACCGGGCGTCGCTGGCGAGCAGCTCGAGATCCTGGACCTGCGCAGCGCCAACGGTACCTTCGTCGGCGGTCAGCGAGTCAAGCGGGCGACGGCGCTGGTCGGCAGCGTGCTGCGTTTCGGTGAGCTCTCCTTTCGGCTCGTCGCCGCCGGTCGCGATGCCGAGCGAGGGACGACGCGGCGCCGGAGCTCGTGGCGCCTGGGCGCGAGCGGCGCCGCCGCGCTCGCCGTCGTCGTCGCCGCGCTGGTAGCGGGCTACGCGGTTCGCGCGCGGCATGCGTCGCCCGTGGTCGAGACCCCCGAGGATCGTCTGCGCGCGCAGGCGCAAACAACGCGACAGGTCTTCGAGGAGGCGCGTTTGCGCTTGGCGGCCCAGGATTGGGATGGCGCGCTGGCGCGGCTCGACCGCGTGCTCGAGCGCGATCCGCTCAACGCCGAGGCGAAGCGACTGCGCGAGCACGCCGCCGAGGAGCGCGAGCACGGCCGGAGCTACGAGGCAGCGCTGCGGCTGATCGCACGCGGCGGGCGTGAGGCCTTGCTCGCAGCGAAGACGGCGCTGCGTCGTGTGCCTGCGCAGTCGCCCTACGCGCGCGAGGCACGTGCCCAGACGCGGGCGATCGATGAGCGCCTGGCCGCTGACTATCGCGACGAGGGCCTGGCGCGGTGCCGTCAGGGCGCCGACCGTGAGTGCTACGAGCTGCTCTGCCGCGCCTGGCTGGCGGTGCCGGTCGATGCGCTGATCGTCGGCGAATCGGGGCTGCGCCGGCGAATGAACGAGCTCGAGCGGCGCCATGGCGCGGCGAAGGACTTCGTGCGCTGCCCCGCGCCCCGCTATGTCAAGGCCCAGACCCAGGAGTTCAACGAGGCCGAGGTCGCCGCCGCGCTGGCCGGCCGCTACGCTGACGCAGGGCTGCGTGCGGCGCTGCTGGCCTACGTCAAGGGCGGGGTCGACCAAGCGTTCGGCGAGCTGGCGCGCGCGCGGCGCGCCGCCGAGAGGGCGGGCGCCACGACCAGCCCCTTCACCGACGCCCAACGCCGCCTGCTATTGATCCGCGCGCGCCACAGCGCGGGCTTCGCCGCCCTGCGCCAGCGCGACGCGGAGGCTGCAGACGCCGCGTGGAGCGAGCTGCTCGCGACCGATCGTGAGCTGCTGCCCGAAGCGGTCTCGAGCCTCTACCGTCGCGAGGTCACCCAGGCCCTCGGCGGCTTGTATCGCGCCCTCGGCGAGGAGGAGTGGGCGGTCGGGCGCTACGCGGCCGCGCTCGAGCTCTGGCAGCGCGGCAAGCGCGTCGATCCGACGAACGCCGAGCTGCTCAGTGGGCTGTTGCAGATCGAGCAGCTCGCCGAGCAGGCGCTGCGCGAAGGCCAGGCGTTGAAGGCGACCGGGAAGCCGTCCGAGGCGCGCGCCAAGCTGCTCCGCGCGAAGGAGCTCTGCGGCGCCGCGAAGAGCCTCTGCGATCAGGCGCAGGCGTTGCTCAAGGAGCGCTAG
- a CDS encoding ThiF family adenylyltransferase, which translates to MAALMLGLLLLPSTPARAQPASDAPRGFTAEELLRLQSQGADADAALVARYRRAIFQRNLRFTASQDRVLQDSTLAVAGATTELGWLSAELLTRLGVGALRLSELGQTEVERELGQTAPARGSIEALVAYLRQLNPSLQLEVTEGAGPRELAELARGAALVLDVLPNAAPDSRWALHHAARLRHVPVIQALTLGDGARLARFEPGGPTHSEVMGLSEGEDHASQVARTAAGAQPAARAQLLATPRARATIAEAALRPSAFSAIGMAAALLTDATMARVLGLPGLPPAPQLTFLDPSTGSFHTGATLAPTLWMKSGTLTQAPAEAWSRLADKGIGIFGAGAVGGWVAWILARTTAQLAPQVAYRLRLVDGDSYDWPNIQRQLGAELRTIGQAKVEVLASLLAALGAGAPTVEARKQMLGADDADALLAGLDAVIPAVDIFAEPARQALCDAAGRAGLPFLDRGPFGRGSAGGLFLPRDGLWSALTGSDPAHMNATEMLARHMLVVAGGLGTHLHYMRTPTIKPQVDLAKGRAPSLASACVLTAALTSHQTLAHLLGLPTPSTLTQVDPFHSGKSRAYPIRGNASLWRRALLAVVIRAALAVHCPNRGPNRGQTPRRLVTPSEARSARAPRTGGGAAASAP; encoded by the coding sequence GTGGCCGCGCTGATGCTGGGACTGCTGCTCCTGCCGAGCACTCCGGCGCGCGCGCAGCCCGCGTCGGATGCCCCGCGCGGCTTCACGGCTGAGGAGCTGCTTCGGCTTCAGTCGCAGGGAGCCGACGCCGACGCCGCGTTGGTGGCGCGCTACCGTCGGGCGATCTTCCAGCGCAACCTCCGCTTCACGGCGAGCCAAGATCGCGTGCTCCAGGACAGCACGCTGGCGGTGGCGGGGGCCACGACGGAGCTCGGCTGGCTCAGCGCCGAGCTCCTCACCCGCCTTGGGGTGGGCGCGCTGCGCTTGAGCGAACTCGGCCAGACCGAGGTTGAGCGCGAGCTTGGGCAGACCGCCCCGGCGCGCGGATCGATCGAGGCGCTCGTTGCCTACCTGCGGCAGCTCAACCCCTCGCTGCAGCTCGAGGTCACGGAGGGCGCTGGCCCACGCGAACTCGCCGAGCTCGCGCGGGGCGCCGCGCTGGTCCTCGATGTGCTGCCCAACGCTGCGCCAGATAGTCGCTGGGCCTTACACCATGCGGCGCGGCTCAGGCATGTGCCCGTGATCCAGGCGCTGACGCTGGGCGACGGCGCGCGCCTCGCGCGCTTCGAGCCGGGCGGGCCGACCCACAGCGAGGTGATGGGGCTAAGCGAGGGCGAGGATCACGCGTCGCAGGTCGCGCGCACGGCAGCCGGAGCCCAGCCGGCCGCCCGCGCGCAGCTCCTCGCCACCCCGAGAGCGCGAGCGACGATCGCCGAGGCCGCCCTCCGACCCTCGGCGTTTTCCGCGATCGGCATGGCGGCCGCGCTGCTGACCGATGCGACGATGGCGCGCGTGCTCGGGCTCCCCGGCCTGCCGCCTGCACCGCAGCTGACCTTTCTCGATCCCTCCACGGGCAGCTTCCACACGGGCGCCACGTTGGCCCCGACACTTTGGATGAAGAGCGGCACGCTCACGCAGGCTCCGGCCGAGGCCTGGTCGCGCCTCGCCGACAAGGGCATCGGCATCTTCGGCGCTGGCGCGGTCGGCGGCTGGGTCGCGTGGATCCTCGCCCGCACCACCGCCCAGCTCGCTCCCCAGGTGGCCTATCGTCTGCGACTCGTCGACGGCGATAGCTATGATTGGCCCAACATCCAACGCCAGCTCGGCGCCGAGCTCAGGACCATCGGTCAGGCCAAGGTCGAGGTGCTCGCCTCGCTGCTCGCCGCCCTCGGGGCCGGAGCGCCCACCGTGGAGGCGCGCAAGCAGATGCTCGGGGCCGACGACGCCGATGCGCTGCTGGCGGGTCTCGACGCTGTCATTCCTGCCGTCGATATCTTTGCCGAGCCGGCGCGCCAGGCACTCTGCGACGCGGCGGGCCGCGCCGGGCTGCCCTTCCTCGACCGCGGGCCCTTCGGCCGCGGGAGCGCCGGGGGCCTCTTCCTGCCGCGCGATGGCCTCTGGAGCGCGCTGACGGGCAGCGATCCTGCTCACATGAACGCAACCGAAATGCTGGCTCGCCACATGCTTGTCGTAGCGGGCGGCCTCGGCACGCATCTTCACTACATGCGCACGCCGACGATCAAGCCCCAGGTCGACCTCGCGAAGGGCCGCGCGCCCTCGCTAGCCAGCGCCTGTGTGCTCACGGCCGCGTTGACGAGTCACCAGACCCTGGCGCACCTCCTTGGCCTGCCCACGCCCTCGACCTTGACGCAGGTCGATCCCTTTCACTCGGGCAAGAGCCGCGCCTATCCGATTCGCGGCAACGCGTCGCTTTGGCGCCGTGCCCTGCTCGCCGTCGTGATCAGGGCCGCGCTAGCGGTCCATTGCCCCAACAGGGGCCCCAACAGGGGCCAAACGCCGCGCCGCCTCGTGACGCCCTCCGAGGCGAGGTCGGCGCGGGCGCCGCGAACTGGCGGCGGCGCGGCCGCTAGCGCTCCTTGA
- the tadA gene encoding Flp pilus assembly complex ATPase component TadA has protein sequence MYLEDGSDSALSASDPAIAADGGRRSPPPPPPKRQPRATAAEIGAPTAAEHEAVRSFASAAADASQEFPGEPSLDLAQEASHAAPPASSPAHQLPPPFYGAQGSAPALQDAHGAPAPASSMLEPVATPPPWAAPHAAERGSQPVPRMAEVRPREVAAPERAARPVPAAGDPRRAKIFELQQEIHERLISHLDLRRMELEELASEELWAKTERAIADVVEALDNQGQIPSFVDQDALIKDVLNEALGLGPLEDLLADATVDEIMVNRADQVFVERSGRLTLTECGFSNDKAVLAVIERIIAPLGRRIDESSPLVDARLKDGSRVNAIIPPLSLKGPTLTIRKFRRDVLGAEDLVRTETLTPQMIDFLGTCVGARKNIVISGGTGSGKTTTLNVVSNAIPESERILTIEDAAELQLKHEHWIQLESRPQNIEGRGAITIRDLVRNSLRMRPDRIIVGECRGGEALDMLQAMNTGHDGSLTTAHSNGPRDTLSRLETMVLMAGMDLPIRAIREQIAAAIDLIVHQSRFPDGTRKITHITEVCGMEGDVITLQDIFVFKQEGFDARGRVLGRFVPSGFVPRFYEELQRRGVQLDMGVFQA, from the coding sequence ATGTACCTGGAGGACGGCAGCGATTCGGCGCTGAGCGCGTCGGATCCCGCGATCGCCGCCGATGGCGGGCGTCGTTCACCGCCGCCGCCGCCGCCCAAGCGCCAGCCGCGCGCGACGGCGGCAGAGATCGGAGCGCCGACGGCCGCTGAGCACGAGGCGGTGCGTTCGTTCGCGTCGGCGGCCGCGGACGCCTCGCAGGAGTTTCCGGGCGAGCCCTCGCTCGACTTAGCGCAGGAGGCGTCGCACGCCGCGCCCCCCGCGTCTTCGCCGGCGCACCAGCTACCGCCACCCTTCTACGGCGCGCAGGGCAGCGCCCCAGCGCTGCAGGATGCGCATGGCGCACCGGCGCCCGCGTCGTCGATGCTGGAACCAGTCGCCACGCCGCCGCCCTGGGCTGCCCCGCATGCGGCCGAGCGCGGGTCGCAGCCCGTGCCGCGGATGGCCGAGGTCCGCCCGCGAGAGGTGGCCGCTCCCGAGCGTGCAGCGCGTCCCGTGCCGGCGGCCGGCGATCCACGGCGGGCGAAGATCTTCGAGCTGCAGCAGGAGATTCACGAGCGCCTGATCAGTCATCTCGACCTGCGGCGGATGGAGCTCGAGGAGCTGGCCAGCGAGGAGTTGTGGGCCAAGACCGAGCGCGCGATCGCCGATGTCGTCGAGGCGCTGGACAACCAGGGGCAGATCCCGAGCTTCGTCGACCAGGATGCGTTGATCAAGGATGTGCTGAACGAGGCCTTGGGCCTGGGCCCACTCGAGGATCTGCTGGCCGACGCGACTGTCGACGAGATCATGGTCAATCGCGCCGATCAGGTCTTCGTCGAGCGTAGCGGGCGGCTGACGCTGACGGAGTGCGGGTTCTCGAACGACAAGGCGGTGCTCGCCGTGATCGAGCGCATCATCGCCCCCTTGGGGCGCCGGATCGACGAGTCGTCGCCGCTGGTCGATGCTCGCCTCAAGGACGGTAGCCGCGTCAACGCGATCATCCCGCCGCTCTCGCTCAAGGGGCCGACGCTGACGATTCGCAAGTTCCGGCGCGATGTGCTCGGGGCCGAAGACCTGGTGCGGACGGAGACGCTGACGCCGCAGATGATCGACTTCCTCGGCACCTGCGTCGGCGCGCGCAAGAACATCGTGATCAGCGGCGGAACGGGCTCGGGCAAGACGACTACGCTGAACGTGGTCAGCAACGCGATCCCCGAGAGCGAGCGCATCCTGACGATCGAGGATGCGGCGGAGCTTCAGCTCAAGCACGAGCATTGGATTCAGCTCGAGAGCCGGCCGCAGAACATCGAGGGTCGCGGGGCGATCACGATTCGCGATCTCGTGCGCAATTCGCTGCGCATGCGACCCGATCGCATCATCGTCGGCGAGTGTCGCGGCGGCGAGGCGCTCGACATGCTGCAGGCGATGAACACCGGTCACGACGGCTCACTGACGACGGCGCACTCCAATGGACCGCGCGACACCCTCTCGCGCCTGGAGACGATGGTGCTGATGGCCGGCATGGATCTGCCGATTCGCGCCATCCGCGAGCAGATCGCGGCGGCGATCGATTTGATCGTTCATCAGTCGCGCTTCCCTGACGGTACGCGCAAGATCACGCACATCACCGAGGTTTGCGGCATGGAAGGTGACGTGATCACGCTGCAGGACATCTTCGTCTTCAAGCAGGAGGGCTTCGATGCGCGCGGCCGGGTACTTGGTCGCTTCGTGCCCTCTGGCTTCGTTCCGCGCTTCTACGAGGAGCTGCAGCGCCGTGGCGTACAGCTCGACATGGGTGTCTTTCAGGCCTAG
- a CDS encoding pilus assembly protein N-terminal domain-containing protein, which produces MAKRNLLRCLLLLLALAPSGGGLAFGAPAARVVRLNVGQSTTIKVSGTITKVHVLNPEIADVATYSRESVTVVGIDGGTTELLVTTARETSKFSVTVTRVEVGRLFKQIREFLGTGIEGIYPRLVGETVVLSGAALTPDDYGRAQRAVQLFGDKVLNLVQFRPSAIEQVNQILRRSGLTDVRARLVGGTLFLEGAVGSAAEMEKLKSILRAYGLNAENLVRVGGDKQILVDVQFVEMRRRSVEELGVEWPSRLAIGSDSAGGAIGTIQGTVPIKPGGAADVSLNFSAPLPPLSVALNMLVNSGRARLLAQPKLVCGSGESAEFLVGGEIPIVMQTVGAFSVSFKDFGIRLNVTPTSDSLGNIQLALHAEVSAPDQALRVANVPGFRTRRFKTAVTVRTGSSIVLSGLFSSEQQKAISKVPLLGHIPILGELFKSRGFAEEKTTLVVFVTPKVVSPDQPWVVNTIRDIQQLYGEYEDEVGWQLLD; this is translated from the coding sequence ATGGCGAAACGCAATCTCCTGCGCTGCCTGCTGCTTCTGCTCGCCCTCGCGCCGAGTGGCGGTGGTCTGGCGTTCGGCGCACCGGCCGCGCGCGTCGTACGCCTCAACGTCGGTCAGTCGACGACCATCAAGGTCTCCGGGACGATCACGAAGGTGCACGTCCTCAATCCGGAGATCGCCGACGTCGCGACCTACTCGCGGGAGAGCGTCACGGTCGTCGGCATCGACGGCGGCACCACCGAGCTGCTGGTGACCACGGCGCGCGAGACCTCGAAGTTCAGCGTGACGGTCACCCGCGTCGAGGTCGGGCGCCTGTTCAAGCAGATTCGGGAGTTTCTCGGCACGGGTATCGAGGGCATCTACCCGCGGCTGGTCGGCGAGACGGTGGTGCTGAGCGGCGCGGCGCTGACCCCTGACGACTACGGGCGAGCACAACGCGCGGTGCAGCTCTTCGGCGACAAGGTGCTTAATCTTGTTCAGTTTCGACCCTCCGCGATCGAGCAGGTGAACCAGATCCTGCGACGCAGCGGGTTGACGGACGTGCGGGCCCGCCTCGTGGGGGGGACGCTCTTTCTGGAGGGTGCCGTGGGATCGGCAGCCGAAATGGAGAAGCTGAAGTCGATCCTGCGCGCCTATGGCCTCAACGCCGAGAACCTGGTTCGCGTCGGCGGCGACAAGCAGATCCTCGTCGACGTGCAATTCGTCGAGATGCGGCGGCGGTCGGTCGAGGAGCTCGGTGTCGAGTGGCCCTCCCGGCTCGCGATCGGCTCGGATAGCGCGGGTGGCGCGATCGGTACGATTCAGGGCACCGTGCCGATCAAGCCCGGCGGCGCCGCCGATGTGTCGCTGAACTTCTCCGCGCCGCTGCCGCCCCTCTCGGTCGCGCTCAATATGCTGGTCAACTCCGGGCGAGCGCGCCTCTTGGCGCAACCCAAGCTGGTCTGTGGCTCCGGCGAGTCGGCCGAGTTCCTCGTCGGCGGAGAGATCCCGATCGTGATGCAGACGGTCGGTGCCTTCAGTGTTTCCTTCAAGGACTTCGGGATCCGCCTCAATGTCACCCCGACCTCGGACAGCCTGGGAAACATTCAGCTTGCACTCCACGCCGAGGTGAGCGCGCCCGACCAGGCGTTGCGCGTGGCGAATGTGCCGGGATTCCGCACGCGGCGCTTCAAGACCGCCGTCACCGTGCGCACGGGTTCGTCGATAGTCCTGAGCGGCTTGTTCAGCAGTGAGCAGCAAAAGGCCATCAGCAAGGTGCCGCTGCTCGGACACATCCCGATCCTCGGCGAGCTCTTCAAGTCACGCGGCTTCGCCGAAGAGAAGACGACCTTGGTCGTCTTCGTCACGCCAAAGGTCGTTTCTCCCGATCAGCCGTGGGTCGTCAACACGATCCGCGATATTCAGCAGCTCTACGGCGAGTATGAGGACGAGGTGGGGTGGCAGCTCCTCGATTGA